One window of Chryseobacterium sp. JJR-5R genomic DNA carries:
- the rplX gene encoding 50S ribosomal protein L24 — translation MSKLKIKRGDNVIITTGKKDIKGKTGEVIEVIKKEGKDPRVIVAGLNIVKKHVKPSASNPQGGITEKEASIHISNIALVGKDGKAIKVGYKTEGDKKVRIDKKTGETL, via the coding sequence ATGTCAAAGTTAAAAATAAAAAGAGGAGATAACGTAATCATTACCACAGGTAAAAAAGATATCAAAGGTAAAACGGGTGAAGTTATTGAAGTGATCAAAAAAGAAGGAAAAGACCCGAGAGTTATTGTAGCAGGACTTAACATCGTTAAAAAACACGTTAAGCCTTCCGCTTCAAACCCTCAAGGAGGAATTACTGAAAAAGAAGCTTCTATTCATATCTCAAACATAGCTTTAGTGGGTAAAGACGGTAAAGCAATCAAAGTAGGTTACAAAACCGAAGGAGATAAGAAAGTAAGAATCGATAAAAAAACGGGTGAAACTTTATAA
- the rplE gene encoding 50S ribosomal protein L5, producing the protein MEYIARPKKAYKETIVPAMMEEFGYKSVMQVPKLQKIILSQGLGDATADKKIIDYAVEELTNITGQKAVGTISKKDEAAFKLRKGMPVGAKVTLRAHKMYEFLDRLTSSALPRIRDFSGIKADGFDGRGNYNLGITEQIIFPEIVIDKVKKIQGMDITFVTTAKTDKEAKALLTHFGLPFKKN; encoded by the coding sequence ATGGAATATATAGCAAGACCCAAGAAAGCATATAAAGAAACAATTGTTCCTGCAATGATGGAAGAATTTGGGTACAAGTCGGTAATGCAGGTGCCTAAATTGCAAAAAATCATCCTTTCCCAAGGATTAGGTGATGCCACTGCAGACAAAAAGATCATTGATTATGCTGTTGAAGAGCTTACCAATATCACCGGCCAAAAGGCTGTTGGTACCATCTCTAAGAAAGATGAGGCTGCCTTCAAATTGAGAAAAGGAATGCCGGTAGGAGCTAAAGTTACTTTAAGAGCACATAAAATGTATGAGTTCTTGGACCGATTAACTTCTTCTGCATTGCCGCGTATCAGAGATTTCTCTGGAATCAAAGCTGACGGTTTTGACGGTAGAGGTAACTACAACTTAGGAATTACTGAGCAAATCATTTTCCCTGAGATCGTTATCGATAAAGTGAAAAAAATCCAGGGGATGGACATCACTTTCGTTACGACTGCTAAAACAGATAAAGAAGCGAAAGCATTATTAACTCACTTCGGTTTACCATTCAAAAAGAATTAA
- the rpsN gene encoding 30S ribosomal protein S14 yields MAKESMKARERKREALVAKYADKRKALKEAGDYEGLQKLPKNASPVRLHNRCKLTGRPRGYMRTFGISRVTFREMANNGLIPGVKKASW; encoded by the coding sequence ATGGCTAAAGAATCAATGAAAGCGCGTGAGCGCAAGAGAGAAGCACTGGTTGCTAAATACGCTGACAAAAGAAAAGCTCTTAAAGAAGCAGGCGATTATGAAGGACTTCAGAAATTGCCGAAAAATGCTTCTCCTGTAAGATTGCACAACAGATGTAAATTAACAGGAAGACCAAGAGGTTACATGAGAACGTTCGGAATTTCCAGAGTAACTTTCAGAGAAATGGCGAACAACGGTCTTATCCCGGGAGTTAAAAAAGCCAGCTGGTAA
- the rpsH gene encoding 30S ribosomal protein S8, protein MVTDPISDFLTRVRNAQSAGHKVVEIPASKIKKEITKILFDQGYILNFKFEDSAVQGTIKIALKYDKQTNKPAIKSIQRASRPGLRQYKGSTELPRVLNGLGISIISTSKGVMTDKKAREEKVGGEVICYVY, encoded by the coding sequence ATGGTAACAGATCCAATTTCAGATTTCCTAACAAGAGTAAGGAACGCACAAAGCGCAGGCCACAAAGTGGTGGAAATTCCTGCATCGAAAATCAAAAAGGAGATTACTAAGATTTTATTTGATCAGGGGTATATCTTAAACTTTAAGTTTGAAGATAGCGCTGTTCAGGGTACAATCAAAATCGCTTTAAAGTACGACAAGCAAACCAACAAACCGGCTATCAAGTCTATTCAGAGAGCTTCCAGGCCAGGTTTGAGACAGTACAAAGGTTCTACGGAACTTCCAAGAGTACTGAACGGTTTGGGTATTTCTATCATCTCTACTTCCAAAGGAGTAATGACTGACAAGAAAGCTAGAGAAGAGAAAGTAGGCGGTGAAGTAATCTGCTATGTTTATTAA
- the rplF gene encoding 50S ribosomal protein L6 translates to MSRIGKAIITIPAGITITENNGVVTAKGPKGELSQELTAGITLEQNDGILTVNRPSESKQHKALHGLYRALIANMIVGVSEGFEKKLELVGVGYRASHTGQKLELALGFSHGIVLELPEEVKVDTLTEKGKNPIITLTSYDKQLLGMVAAKIRSFRKPEPYKGKGVRFVGEIVRRKAGKSA, encoded by the coding sequence ATGTCAAGAATTGGTAAAGCAATTATAACAATTCCAGCAGGAATTACCATCACTGAAAACAACGGTGTGGTAACGGCAAAAGGTCCAAAAGGAGAACTTTCCCAGGAGCTTACAGCAGGAATTACTTTGGAACAGAATGATGGTATACTTACGGTAAACAGACCATCCGAGTCTAAACAACACAAAGCGCTTCACGGTTTATACAGAGCGTTAATCGCCAACATGATCGTTGGTGTAAGTGAAGGTTTCGAAAAGAAACTGGAATTAGTAGGGGTAGGATACAGAGCATCACACACAGGTCAGAAACTTGAGTTGGCTTTAGGATTCTCTCACGGTATCGTATTGGAGCTTCCTGAGGAAGTGAAAGTAGATACATTGACTGAAAAAGGTAAAAATCCAATTATTACTTTAACGTCTTATGACAAGCAACTTCTTGGGATGGTAGCGGCGAAAATCCGTTCATTCAGAAAGCCTGAGCCGTACAAAGGAAAAGGTGTAAGATTCGTTGGGGAAATTGTTAGACGTAAAGCTGGTAAATCTGCTTAA
- the rplR gene encoding 50S ribosomal protein L18 has product MALSKLEKRIRIKRRVRGKISGSSELPRLSVYKSNKEIYAQLIDDNSGKTLASASSREKGVDANGTKTDVSAAVGKAIAAKAIAAGIENIVFDRNGFVYHGRVKALADGAREGGLKF; this is encoded by the coding sequence ATGGCATTAAGTAAATTAGAAAAAAGAATAAGAATAAAAAGAAGAGTAAGAGGGAAAATCTCCGGATCTTCTGAATTGCCAAGATTATCTGTATATAAAAGTAATAAGGAAATTTACGCTCAGTTAATCGACGATAACAGTGGAAAGACTTTGGCTTCCGCTTCTTCCAGAGAGAAAGGAGTAGACGCTAACGGAACTAAAACTGATGTTTCTGCTGCTGTAGGCAAAGCTATTGCTGCCAAAGCCATTGCTGCAGGAATCGAAAATATAGTATTTGATAGAAACGGATTCGTATATCACGGAAGAGTGAAAGCTCTTGCTGACGGTGCGAGAGAAGGCGGACTTAAATTCTAA
- the rpsE gene encoding 30S ribosomal protein S5 has translation MLGLDNIERVKPGGLELKDRLVAVNRVTKVTKGGRAFGFSAIVVVGDEAGTIGFGLGKSKEVASAIAKAVEDAKKNLVKVPVMNHTIPHQTSARYGGADIFLRPASHGTGLIAGGAVRAVLESAGVHDILSKSKGSSNPHNVVKATFKALLDIRRPEEIARMRGVSLTKVFNG, from the coding sequence ATGTTAGGACTAGATAATATAGAAAGAGTAAAACCGGGAGGATTGGAACTTAAAGATCGTCTCGTAGCTGTTAACAGAGTAACAAAAGTAACAAAAGGAGGTAGAGCTTTCGGATTTTCTGCAATTGTTGTAGTAGGAGACGAAGCGGGAACTATCGGTTTCGGTTTGGGTAAATCTAAGGAAGTTGCTTCTGCTATTGCCAAAGCAGTAGAAGATGCTAAGAAAAACTTAGTGAAAGTTCCTGTAATGAACCATACCATCCCTCACCAGACTTCTGCCAGATATGGTGGTGCAGATATCTTCTTGAGACCTGCATCTCATGGTACAGGGCTTATCGCCGGTGGTGCGGTAAGAGCGGTACTTGAATCTGCAGGCGTTCATGACATCCTTTCAAAATCCAAAGGATCTTCAAACCCTCACAATGTGGTAAAGGCAACTTTCAAAGCATTGTTAGACATCAGAAGACCGGAAGAAATTGCAAGAATGAGAGGAGTTTCTCTAACTAAAGTGTTTAACGGTTAA
- the rpmD gene encoding 50S ribosomal protein L30, translated as MATIKVKQVRSAIGRTKTQKRTLEALGLKKLHQVVEHEATPSILGMIAAVSHLLEVQK; from the coding sequence ATGGCAACAATTAAAGTAAAGCAAGTAAGAAGCGCTATTGGCAGAACAAAAACCCAAAAGAGAACGCTTGAAGCATTAGGATTAAAGAAACTTCACCAAGTTGTAGAGCACGAAGCAACTCCTTCTATCTTAGGAATGATCGCTGCAGTTAGTCATTTACTTGAAGTTCAAAAATAA
- the rplO gene encoding 50S ribosomal protein L15, with the protein MNLNNIKPAAGSTFNSKRIGRGQGTGKGGTSTKGHKGQKARAGYSQKIGFEGGQMPLQRRLPKFGFKNVNRKEYRAINLDDIQNLIDTKSLTGDITKEVLVQNGLATKNEIVKIMGRGELKSAVSISADKFTKSAEELIAKAGGQAITL; encoded by the coding sequence ATGAATTTAAACAACATAAAACCTGCTGCAGGTTCTACATTCAATTCAAAAAGAATTGGTAGAGGACAGGGAACCGGAAAAGGAGGTACATCTACAAAAGGGCACAAAGGTCAGAAAGCAAGAGCCGGTTACTCTCAGAAAATCGGATTTGAAGGAGGTCAGATGCCTTTACAGAGAAGATTACCTAAATTCGGTTTCAAAAATGTAAACAGAAAAGAATACAGAGCGATCAACCTTGATGATATCCAGAACCTAATTGATACTAAATCTTTAACAGGAGATATTACAAAAGAAGTTTTGGTACAGAACGGTTTGGCTACCAAGAATGAAATAGTGAAAATTATGGGTAGAGGAGAATTGAAATCTGCGGTTTCAATTTCGGCTGACAAATTCACTAAATCTGCTGAAGAGCTTATTGCGAAAGCAGGTGGACAAGCAATTACCTTATAA
- the secY gene encoding preprotein translocase subunit SecY, with product MKEFIQTLKNIWSLKELRDKIIFTLGIILVYRFASYISLPAINLAEVGDLLEHYKSQGGNKQGAGLLGLLSSFTGGAFSHASVMALGIMPYISASIIVQLMGMAIPYLQKLQKDGESGRNTLNQITRWLTIGVCLVQAPSYLTSITQLFLPYAQFQSAYYVEPNSIMFWLPSIVILVAGSVFAMWLGEKITDKGIGNGISILIMVGILSRLPEAFVQEMAVQNGKGGMGSIMILIEVIFWMLVVLLAVVLSVAVRKIPIQYVSRAQARGGVNRNLMQGARQWIPLKVNAAGVMPIIFAQALMFVPGLLTKVDESNTFLAGFKNVFSWQYNVLFALLIIIFSFFYTAITIPVNQMADDLKRNGGLVPKVRPGKETADYLDDILSKITLPGAIFLSIFAVLPAIVHGSFVQTDAFALFFGGTSLLIMVGVILDTVQQINTYLLNHHYDGLMQSKLSRTTGY from the coding sequence ATGAAAGAATTTATACAAACACTCAAAAATATTTGGAGCCTTAAAGAATTACGGGATAAAATTATCTTCACTTTAGGGATTATTCTTGTGTATAGATTCGCATCTTATATCTCACTGCCTGCAATTAACCTTGCAGAAGTGGGAGATCTCTTAGAGCATTATAAAAGTCAAGGCGGAAACAAGCAGGGAGCAGGTCTCCTTGGCTTGCTTTCGTCATTTACGGGAGGGGCTTTCAGCCATGCTTCCGTGATGGCGTTAGGAATCATGCCTTATATTTCTGCTTCTATTATTGTTCAGTTGATGGGGATGGCAATTCCTTATCTTCAGAAACTTCAGAAAGATGGAGAGTCAGGTAGAAATACATTGAATCAGATTACAAGATGGTTAACAATCGGTGTTTGTCTCGTACAGGCGCCTTCTTATTTAACCTCTATTACTCAATTGTTTTTACCATATGCTCAGTTCCAGTCTGCATATTATGTAGAGCCGAATTCTATTATGTTCTGGCTGCCAAGTATTGTTATTTTGGTTGCCGGTTCAGTATTCGCAATGTGGTTAGGTGAGAAAATTACCGACAAAGGTATCGGGAACGGTATTTCCATCCTTATTATGGTGGGGATCCTTTCAAGACTGCCTGAAGCATTCGTACAGGAAATGGCCGTGCAGAACGGAAAAGGAGGAATGGGATCGATCATGATCCTTATTGAAGTAATCTTCTGGATGCTGGTGGTTCTTCTGGCGGTGGTATTATCCGTTGCCGTAAGAAAAATACCGATTCAGTATGTAAGCAGAGCTCAGGCAAGAGGAGGTGTCAACAGAAATCTTATGCAGGGAGCAAGACAGTGGATTCCATTGAAAGTGAATGCTGCCGGTGTAATGCCGATCATCTTTGCCCAGGCATTGATGTTCGTACCGGGATTATTAACGAAAGTAGATGAATCAAACACTTTTCTTGCCGGTTTCAAGAATGTTTTCAGCTGGCAGTACAACGTATTGTTTGCGCTGCTAATTATTATCTTCTCGTTTTTCTATACTGCAATTACCATTCCGGTAAACCAAATGGCTGATGATCTGAAGAGAAACGGAGGCCTGGTACCTAAGGTAAGACCGGGAAAAGAAACCGCTGATTATTTAGATGATATTTTATCAAAAATTACCTTGCCAGGTGCAATTTTTTTATCTATCTTTGCAGTCCTTCCGGCAATTGTGCATGGAAGCTTTGTTCAGACAGATGCGTTCGCCCTATTTTTCGGGGGAACATCACTATTGATTATGGTTGGAGTAATTTTAGATACGGTTCAACAGATTAATACTTATCTGCTGAACCATCATTATGATGGCTTAATGCAGTCTAAATTATCAAGAACGACTGGATATTAA
- the infA gene encoding translation initiation factor IF-1, protein MAKQKHIEQDGVITEALSNAQFRVELENGHILIAHISGKMRMHYIKLLPGDKVKLEMSPYDLSKGRITFRY, encoded by the coding sequence ATGGCAAAACAAAAACATATTGAACAAGACGGCGTTATCACGGAAGCACTTTCGAACGCCCAGTTCCGTGTAGAGCTGGAAAACGGGCATATTCTTATCGCTCATATTTCCGGTAAAATGAGAATGCACTATATTAAACTTTTACCCGGAGACAAGGTAAAATTAGAAATGTCTCCCTATGATTTATCAAAAGGGAGGATCACGTTTAGATATTAA
- the rpmJ gene encoding 50S ribosomal protein L36 has translation MKVRASIKKRSADCKIVRRKGVLFVINKKNPKFKQRQG, from the coding sequence ATGAAAGTAAGAGCATCAATTAAAAAAAGAAGTGCTGATTGCAAGATCGTACGCAGAAAAGGTGTACTGTTCGTGATCAACAAGAAAAACCCAAAATTTAAACAAAGACAAGGCTAA
- the rpsM gene encoding 30S ribosomal protein S13, translating to MARISGIDLPKNKRGVIGLTYIYGVGRSTSSEILKAAGISEDKKVNEWNDDELAAIRTYISENVKVEGELRSEVQLNIKRLMDIGCQRGIRHRLGLPLRGQRTKNNSRTRKGKRKTVANKKKASK from the coding sequence ATGGCGAGAATTTCAGGTATTGATTTACCAAAAAACAAAAGAGGTGTTATCGGTTTAACTTACATCTACGGAGTCGGAAGAAGTACATCTTCAGAAATCCTTAAAGCTGCCGGTATCAGCGAAGACAAGAAAGTCAACGAATGGAATGACGATGAATTGGCTGCCATCAGAACCTATATCTCAGAAAACGTAAAAGTGGAAGGAGAATTAAGATCTGAAGTGCAATTGAACATTAAGCGATTAATGGACATAGGATGCCAACGAGGAATACGTCACAGACTAGGACTACCTTTAAGAGGCCAGAGAACGAAAAACAACTCAAGAACCCGTAAAGGAAAGAGAAAAACTGTTGCTAACAAGAAAAAAGCTAGTAAATAA
- the rpsK gene encoding 30S ribosomal protein S11, with translation MAKQSKVVKKRKVKVEAIGEAHIQASFNNIIISLTNKSGEVISWASAGKMGFRGSKKNTPFAAQMAAENCSNVAHEAGLRRVKVFVKGPGAGRESAIRTIHNSGIEVSEIIDVTPMPHNGCRPPKRRRV, from the coding sequence ATGGCAAAACAAAGTAAAGTAGTTAAAAAAAGAAAAGTAAAAGTTGAAGCTATTGGAGAGGCGCATATTCAGGCTTCTTTCAATAACATCATCATTTCTTTAACAAATAAAAGCGGAGAAGTTATCTCTTGGGCGTCTGCCGGTAAAATGGGTTTCAGAGGTTCTAAAAAGAATACTCCATTTGCTGCTCAGATGGCAGCCGAAAATTGCTCTAACGTAGCCCACGAAGCGGGTCTTAGAAGAGTAAAGGTGTTTGTGAAAGGTCCTGGTGCAGGTAGAGAATCTGCCATCAGAACCATCCACAATTCAGGAATTGAAGTTAGCGAAATCATTGATGTGACGCCTATGCCGCATAATGGATGTAGACCACCAAAAAGAAGAAGAGTTTAA